In Clupea harengus chromosome 12, Ch_v2.0.2, whole genome shotgun sequence, the sequence ATCTAGGTCACACCACCCCAAATgttctttttccattttccattGAGCAGACGCTTTTACCCAAAGTATCTAAAAACACAGTACCTACAATTATCAGTATGTTTGCTGTCTCTATCAAGACCATGGCCTTGGTGTAGTTATACCTTATGCTACCAGTGGAGCTACAGGGACACTCGTTGTCTTCTAATGTCTTCAAGTTAAAGccagaggtttttctgagagTATAAATGACCTGCAGATTATTTTTTGAATTTAATGAATTAGTGCAGTTGTAATGTACCGCAGGACAAGCATTAGGTTCTCTTTAGGTTCTGCTCACAAATCAGCAAACATGTTCTTTTGTACCTGCAACTTTTAAGACTGGAAGAGGCCCTGGAGAAGTATaaaaaacactgtgtgtgtgtgtatgagacttctttatgtgtgtgtgtgtatgagacttctgtaggtgtgtgtttgtttacgtaGGTGGGTACAAAACACTGACGCCTATGTGTAAAATCAACCTTTGCTGGGGgagggtattccaagtacgtggttATCCCTGAAACTCCAGTGACTTGTGAGTTTACCCAACCAGAGCCATTCTCTGGTGAGGAAGGAATTTTACCAAGGGGAAgtagaaacaggaagtgatgccaatgtgttgccattgtgttgtgatgtacagtatattctgtgtaagcacactgagagccactttaccaagtcaaattccttgtttgtgcaaattccttacttggccaataaaaaactgattctgattctgattttgatGTGCAAGCAAGCAGTACACACAGTTACGCAAAGCTTAGCTTTAGGCGTCCAAGATGTGAGATGAGGCAGAATCCTTGCGCTTGCCGCTGAAACCAGTGAAACCAGCAAAACCAGAAATCAATCAGAACTTGGGTTGGGTGTTTGGTACCAGTCCCATTTCCTGGGATAATTGTGGCAAAGTCAGTTAATCTTGGTTACAACCCGACTGTCAGCCTGTTTGAGTGAGGCCATTCATACTTCCATGAGTTATTGCATGTCCAccacatacaaaaatattacTACATAAATCCCCCCTTTCTGTCCGACGGACACACAAAGCTACATTCTACGTTACCACAGTTAGTACACACTATCAATACACTTTACAGCAACATAACCTTGACATAACCTGTTCCAACTTCTCCCCTTTGGTGGGCGCTACAGAACAATAAAcacgattctgattctgataagcACATTTGACTTACTATGCAGCAAAGCCAATAGTTAACCTTATTGTAATCATCATGTGCATTCAAACTATATATCCTAAATAAACTAAATATACATGTAACTATACTACTATGTGTAACTATACTTATTCCAAATACATCCCAATACATTAATTCATTGACTCACTAAGGCACTCCTAGATGACTCCTAGatttataattatataaatCACTGGGGCAGTCCCAGACGGTAAATTCTCACACTCATTTTTATAAAACCTATCCCCACATAGGCATGGAAAAGTACAAAAATtacaaacagtaaaaacagtcggtgatgtatacaaataaaacaatagTACAtagaaaatattaaatataaatacaatctGCACCAGTATAAACTACAGATAAACCTGAATAAAGAACAATTAGTGTCAGGAGAACCTCAAGTGTCCTGAAGAGGCAACATGTTGACAATAAGCTTAAAATAAACTTAAAATCATCCCCAGGTTAAGCCAGTCCACACGGAACCTgtattgcctgaatccggatttCTTTTTTGTCGGATCTGCCTTCCGTCCACACGAACCCGACGGGTTGGGTCCCTGAATCCGTATGCTcatgcgcatgctccatgacaTCTTTACAGCGTTTTCAACCACTCCACTCCAGCGTTTCCGTGTGGACGcagatttttcttgacacggctccGTGTGGACGCGATTAAAAAAGTACCAGATCCAAAATAaaatccggattcaggcaatccaagTTCCATGTGGATGTGGTTTTAGGGAAGGCACACATGGATATGAGGGCTAATCCTCTAAAATATCGAAGTTATCTACTTATACATCAATTAGTGTTCAGTGAACCTTAAACAGTGTATAAAACATCAAACAGTGTAAGTTAAACAGTGCTCAAGTGACAATACATAACTTGAAACTGTATGGCTTCCTTCCAAAACCCCAGCCATATAGGCCAAGGAATAACATTTGTCACAAATCTGTCACAGATGGTATTACATTATCTTGGTACTATATCACATTCTATCCTTAACAATGTTGTGCACATCCATGTAATCTTCTTGTGTATGAATGTCCTGTGTGCAGTTACAGAGTGTGACAAGAATCATGTAACTCACAAACATCTTCTCATAATCCCAGTTGATGTCCtaggtgtcatatttgactcagatctcaattttgaaacccatatcaaaaatataattaaaacatctttttatcaattaagaaacattgctaaggcccaaccgtttctctctcaggctgacactgaaagactcATGCACgcttttatcacgagcaggctacactactgtaactcgcttttgtctggtctaccaaaaaaaagccattagtcaattacaaacagtacagaatgcagcagcctcactaaaacaagacggagggcacacatcacaccagtattaaaatcactgcactggttacctgttagtttcagaatagacTTCAAGATTatcttactagtctataaatcactccttAGTCATGCAGTTGAAAATATAACAGACATgttctcaaggtacacacccagtagatccctgaggtcttttggcactgaactcctaacagttccaaaagccaggacaaagagacatggggaagcagcttttagttttttatgcccccagcctttcagcctttggaatactaagaatggctgaaacggtggaaacctttaaacatgcacttaagtcttaagacatacctctttaatctcgcctatcactcactgtaatatttatctgttttttatctctggaaaatctgtgtctttacaagtgtttgtaaacccccccaagcagctgtctcttagtttgacaaTAACCGTACTGAGCAGGCCTTTACGGGGCCAGTGTGCTTAGTACATCAttcaatgattttttttatctctggaaaatctgtgtctctttacaagtgtttgtaaagacacttgtccccccccccccccccctatttctAGTTACAATTTTAAAGTTTAAACTAAGATTTTTACTTATAGTACCTTTAAGTGGCCAAAGATGTTTTGGTCGTCCAGTGGGCCCATAAAAAGGCCTGCACCACTGGGAGCttacactcagtgtgtttacatgatggtataattcgaatctttgcttagtcggactatgctatcttttggggcaagtgctattatcccaatatacatggcagtgaataaatcgaatcattggccgaaagcatgtcatatccgatacgataggtggcgctgttttcattacaactagtggtgatacagccatttccgcttgacctcttcaccactaccaataacaacaacagttgattgagcatgaatcgcgtctgttcatcggtccagaaatgcgtgttgcctcttgggttgtttgtgtgtttgtttgtttctgctgggccgatgtgtttatacgttttattattcaaaggtgaaagataaaaggcgagagaaacgcacgcacattcacacacgcgcgcaaataatgggttacagcctaaacgcattgcccttctgccagttgcatcaaattgttttactgTCCCCATACCCATAAGTTGTTTATACTTTGCATACTTAACCAAATGTATATATGCTGTTCACATGCAAACTCCACTTCTCCTTCATATTAAGTGTAATGCAAAGTACATAGGCTGCACCCAtcataacaacaacaccagccCGTGTAGCGGAATCCGAGCTACGCTACAATATAATTCAATCAATCCAGTTCTTAAGTTAAACTGGTAATGTAGAAGATTTAAAAATATTCCACAGTGTGAACTATATGACAATTCAAACAAATCTGATTTTCAAAAAACTTGTCACGTTCATCATTTTCAATATAGGAGGAACAACTTTATTATCAAGTCAGATTGAGttacattaaaaacacaatgaTTGCAGATGTGACATGAAATTCAACATAATTTCCTCTACGTGAAGTGTTTTAGAATTAGAAGTCATTACACAGcagaaataataattaaatacataaaaaccAAGGAACAAACTCCATGTAATTAAAGATGTCATTAGTCACAAGTCACAAAATCAATAATTAGCAGAATTAGAAGTCATTACACAGcagaaataataattaaataaataaaaaccaaGGAGCAAACTCCATGTCATCAAATAATTCCACAAATATTACAACATACAACATTGCACAATATTTTGTGacattataaataaaaataaggtgACTTCAGGTCATCCTCAGAATTCAATATGAACTTCTACTTAACTTGTTATCAGGTGatacattttgtatttactAAGACATTGTTCCACAAATACAAATTTTGGAACtcttactgtatgtgtttgggttttCTGTTGTCTATCCTACAAATCCAGTCATGTAAGAACAAAACACCCAGGCAAAGGGCTGTACATAGTACATACTCTCTGGATGTTTGGTGTACGTAGCAGAAATGGCAGTTTCACAGGACGGTCATCTTGAACGATGTCAGACGGTTGGGTGCGTCCTTAGTCAAGGACATGTCCACACGCTGTCTATTAGTGTAGGACGTGCTGATGTAATGGCCCTCGAACTTGGCCGACTCGAAGCTGGTCAATGTTTGGCCACTGACCGTCTTGAAGAACAGGAAACGCTTCATGTCGCCACTGATGTTATTCAGGTCCTCCTTGTTCACcatctaaacaaaaacaaaacatttagaaTCTTCTTCCCTCACTCAGTGACAGAAGCAAGATGGCATTTCCAAGATATAGCAGAGTTGCCAACAGGTACGTGGTACAGATGCTGAGAATGTAATGGCAGTTGCAGTCGGGCACAGTGATGGCTGGATGTGTGGTGTTTGAGCATACCTCCAGGCCCAGGACAGGTTTCCCCGAGGTAGATGTGCATGAAAGGTAGAggttgccccccacccccaaggcGATAGGCTGGCCCCTCTCACGTGGGACAGAGGCTTTGTATGTGGACAGTTCCAGTTCCACTGCAAGCCAGAGAGGAACAGGTGTTAGAAGCTTTAAATGGACACTGAACATGCCACCCACCCCACCAGGCCAAGAGGAGGCAAGAAGAAATCCAACACTTCTCTACTGAAGACAAAGAACTATACAAACTCTTGCACAAGACTTCAACTGACACAAACTACCACTAATCCCAATTCAAGACCAGAGCTTCATACGATGACCTTATGAAGTGCCATGCCAAAGTTAATGCATTAACTGTTATCACACTCCATAGTAACCGGTCATCTAACATGAACGCACATTACATTTTTCACAGAATTTCCATCTTCTGTATGTTTTGAGTACATTAACCAACTCTGACCAAAGCATTAAAGAATCATGCTTCATACTACTATGATTTTTATATAGAGTTTAGTGCATAACTGTTTGAGattgtgtggttatgtgttcTGCACACCTCTTCTGCTCAAGTTGTTTCCGTGGAGTGTGATGGCCTGCAGTTCGGTGGTGATGCTTTTACTCAGAACAAGGCTCTTCTGTAACTCGTCACAGATGTAGCACTTTTGGACCGGACCTATAAAGTTGTAGTGGTCGGCAGCCTGGTGAGTTTCTTCATGGACTGTCGGCGTCACATACTCTGGAAAATGGTAAGTGGCATATATGTCTCAAAACACATTACCCCAAAACAAAGCACAGCATTAACAAAGTCCCCACAGGCTATAATAATGTGCTTGGAATGACTGCCTGATTTAGGCTTGGCTGTGGCCAAACCTGCCTTCAGAGACTCATTCAGTGGTCACTGCCCATCTAAACACTATGGTCCTAGTAAAGAGTAAGATGAGCTGCCATTTAAGTGTGCCTATGGTCTATTGTATTCACCACATGTTTTTAACACATAGACCTGAAGAGGTAGAGTGGAATAGGCGTTAGTGATGGAATGGCAAGGTGGCTATGAGGTGCAGAAATTCAAATTACCTTCCACCAAATTCTCCAAGAATATGTTGCATAACTCATCGTCGGTAAACTCGGTGCTCTGCACTTTCTGGGTTTTCATCATGCGGTGCAAGGCAATGACGAGGTTGACCACATTACGCACGTTCTGTGGCTGTTCGGACACCTTCAGGTCGATTACTGAATGCAGGCCACACTCTGAATCTTGGTCACTggtctgagaacacacacacacataacacatgtgTTATATATTCACCCTCTGGATTTCAAAATCAGGATGAGCCACATTAAAATGAATCATTTTGTAAAGATGCATTTCATTAACTGCCATTAGTTACAACAATTGTGAAAGCCTACATTAATTGAAACGCCGGTATTCACATGCAACGCCTCACCTTGACCATTTGACAGCAGCACATACAAGAGTCAATTTCCCCAGAGTCGGGCTTGTagctgctgaaaaagtaaagaaGATGAAATCCGTTGAAGTAGGATGACATTTAGTGGCAAGATACATATTTAGGTTTCAAGTATGTCCCAACTTTTAGACTGCTAAATTTAAAAACGAACTCTAAACTGGATACTTTTTTCAAAAACGTCGTTTTATCAAGACGTATCTCACCTTTCCAAAGCGTCAGCCAAACTGAAGTACGTGTCAGCCATGATgctaaaataaaattaaaaatactTTATACATTTCCAAACAAGTGCAACATTATGGATTATTAATGATTCATTATCAGACAATATCAATGGATATATGTTAGCTTACCGGTTAATAGGAATAGGCAATAACTTGTTCAGATACGTTGAGTTGAATCGCTTCTCAAAATGCTTTGAACATCTCTCGAAGAATCTGACTTTTTAAAGGCCAGTGGCTTCAACTGGAAAttcccaacagaaaaaaacaaagattgcGACAGCCCAATATCCTATTCAACTTTTATGCAATCGGCGAAAGGACGTGtagtgaaaatgtatattgcaGTAAGTGGGTTTGTACAAGCCCAAATCAGAACAAAATTGAGAAAatgctaataaaaaaaaaagcagtgatttataaatgtaccattgcagacagtatgaacacaagatatttcaaGTTTTGTCTGGTCAATTTCATTTGATTTGGGAAGGCCTAGTCCTGTAGGAACAAAGATGGGCCGAGGATCGCCAATTTGCCAACAAATGCGCGAGCAAAGTATTGAAatctttaaaaacaatgtttctcaaagaaagataggaagggatttggatatttcaccctccatggtgcataacataattaaaagagtcaaggaatttcagtgcgtaaagggcaagggcgcaagcctaagctgaataaccgtgatctccaatccctcagacggcactgcatcaagaactGTCATTCATCCTTAAGCTATATAACCACATGGCctcaggattactttggcaaTATTTTGTGAAGCACTACAATAcgtagttacatccacaaaacactttactgtgccaaaaggaagccttatTGCTATTACTGTTGATGTAGATGTAGATACAAACTAACGGATAGTCGAATAGTCTTTTTTGCTTAGGTTCCTTTCCTAACTTTGTGAAATGATGCGGAAGGcatgataagagctggtcaAATTATCTAAATGTGGAGGGAAAGGAAATTAacgaaaggaaaggagataatgCCATGCCACGATTCCTTGCAGTAGCaatgacaaactcacactcacaa encodes:
- the LOC116222824 gene encoding interleukin-1 beta-like, whose amino-acid sequence is MADTYFSLADALESSYKPDSGEIDSCMCCCQMVKTSDQDSECGLHSVIDLKVSEQPQNVRNVVNLVIALHRMMKTQKVQSTEFTDDELCNIFLENLVEEYVTPTVHEETHQAADHYNFIGPVQKCYICDELQKSLVLSKSITTELQAITLHGNNLSRRVELELSTYKASVPRERGQPIALGVGGNLYLSCTSTSGKPVLGLEMVNKEDLNNISGDMKRFLFFKTVSGQTLTSFESAKFEGHYISTSYTNRQRVDMSLTKDAPNRLTSFKMTVL